One region of Hymenobacter sediminicola genomic DNA includes:
- a CDS encoding sensor histidine kinase, with amino-acid sequence MSLRTKFLLFVVLIHAVLIVLAAQVMRTNAALFVGLEVLLLISIVLTVQLYRGFVRPFQLIAAGTEAICSKDFSMKFVPVGQREMDQLIGVYNQMIDELRQERVTQHEKSYLLERLIQASPAGILLLNFEGQMEAVNPAAERFLGQPAGTLLGQRPADLPGEWGAALGTLREGQPQVVQLSGIQTYRAHCSHFVDRGFTRNFILLEELTQDLIRQEKQAYEKLIRMMSHEINNSIGAINSILQSFGHYTPQLAPTDQPDFQEALDVSIARNTHLANFIANFANLVRLPPPNRQPTDVHELLHGMQRLMQVQVERRHVRWHWQLAPTPLRADLDRQQLEQALLNIVKNALEAIGENGNLTIRTTLSPPALHIENDGPGILPEVQRRLFTPFFSTKRDGQGIGLTLIRDILLQHNLRFSLETQENGRTAFSIWF; translated from the coding sequence ATGTCCCTGCGTACCAAGTTTTTGCTGTTCGTTGTCCTGATTCATGCCGTGCTTATTGTACTGGCGGCGCAGGTAATGCGGACGAATGCGGCGCTGTTTGTGGGGCTGGAGGTGCTGCTGCTTATTAGCATTGTTCTCACGGTGCAGCTATACCGCGGCTTTGTGCGCCCGTTTCAGCTGATTGCGGCCGGCACGGAGGCCATTTGCAGCAAGGACTTCTCCATGAAGTTCGTGCCCGTAGGCCAGCGTGAAATGGACCAGCTGATCGGTGTCTATAACCAGATGATTGATGAGCTGCGGCAGGAACGCGTGACGCAACACGAGAAAAGCTATTTGCTGGAACGTCTCATCCAGGCCTCGCCGGCGGGCATTCTGCTGCTCAACTTCGAGGGCCAGATGGAGGCCGTAAACCCCGCCGCTGAGCGGTTCCTGGGCCAACCGGCCGGAACGCTGCTGGGCCAGCGGCCTGCCGATCTGCCCGGTGAGTGGGGCGCGGCGCTGGGTACCTTGCGCGAGGGACAGCCACAGGTAGTACAGCTTTCCGGCATTCAGACCTACCGGGCGCACTGCTCGCACTTCGTGGACCGGGGTTTTACGCGCAACTTCATATTGCTGGAAGAACTGACGCAGGACCTGATCCGGCAGGAAAAGCAGGCTTACGAGAAGCTAATCCGGATGATGTCGCACGAAATCAACAACTCCATCGGCGCCATCAATTCTATTCTGCAGTCATTCGGGCACTACACGCCTCAACTAGCCCCCACCGACCAACCCGATTTTCAGGAGGCGCTGGACGTATCTATTGCCCGCAACACGCACCTGGCCAACTTCATTGCCAATTTCGCCAATCTGGTGCGCCTGCCGCCACCCAACCGCCAGCCTACTGATGTGCATGAGCTGCTGCATGGCATGCAGCGCCTGATGCAGGTGCAGGTCGAGCGCCGCCACGTGCGCTGGCACTGGCAGCTGGCGCCCACGCCCCTCCGCGCCGACCTAGACCGGCAGCAGCTGGAGCAGGCTCTGCTCAACATCGTGAAAAATGCGCTGGAGGCCATCGGCGAAAATGGCAACCTCACCATTCGCACCACGCTCAGCCCGCCCGCGCTGCACATCGAAAACGACGGCCCCGGCATCCTACCCGAGGTGCAGCGCCGCTTGTTCACGCCCTTCTTCAGCACCAAGCGCGACGGTCAGGGCATTGGCCTTACCCTCATCCGCGACATTCTGCTGCAACACAACCTGCGCTTCAGCCTCGAAACCCAGGAAAACGGCCGTACCGCGTTTAGCATCTGGTTTTAG
- a CDS encoding VWA domain-containing protein: protein MLNWAYSITWKEGLAVGIFFALYLGFILRTRRLAAPLGQQGWRLSLKLVLRMLYFGLLGMALLGPAYGLTRRPVRTTGKDVWLLVDLSRSMDAPDIAPTRLQKAKAELATLVSRFQADRIGLIVFAAEAYVQCPLTYDQSALQLFLSTLQTNLVPAGTTDLTPPLELVMSRLEKLPPTATPRATALVLVSDGEDFGENLEPTLRVLARSGVRLFALGVGTLDGARLPRAKGGYVRDARGRDAVTRLAPTPLQRLAEQTGGRYFELSDRRDEFPLLVNALNRLEGQTEQVRTVSVADNRYRYPLALALLLMALDILLTVRVIKL from the coding sequence GTGCTGAACTGGGCGTACTCCATAACGTGGAAAGAGGGTCTGGCTGTCGGTATTTTTTTTGCGCTGTACCTCGGATTTATTCTGCGCACACGCCGACTGGCGGCCCCGCTGGGCCAGCAGGGCTGGCGCCTGAGCCTAAAACTGGTGCTGCGGATGCTCTATTTCGGGTTGCTGGGCATGGCACTGTTGGGGCCAGCCTATGGCCTTACCCGCCGCCCTGTGCGCACAACGGGCAAGGACGTGTGGCTGCTGGTTGACCTCTCGCGCTCCATGGATGCGCCGGATATTGCTCCTACCCGCCTGCAAAAGGCCAAGGCAGAACTGGCAACGCTGGTCAGCCGCTTTCAGGCCGACCGAATAGGCCTCATTGTATTCGCCGCTGAAGCCTACGTGCAGTGCCCCCTCACCTACGACCAGAGCGCCCTGCAACTATTCCTGAGCACGCTGCAAACAAACCTAGTTCCGGCGGGCACTACCGACCTGACACCACCGCTGGAACTGGTGATGAGCCGACTGGAAAAACTTCCCCCAACGGCTACGCCACGCGCCACTGCCTTGGTATTGGTGAGCGACGGCGAAGATTTTGGGGAGAACCTGGAGCCCACACTACGTGTACTGGCCCGTTCCGGCGTGCGGCTCTTTGCGCTCGGGGTTGGTACGCTGGATGGCGCGCGCCTGCCCCGTGCCAAGGGAGGCTATGTGCGCGATGCGCGTGGGCGTGATGCTGTGACCCGCCTGGCTCCTACCCCACTCCAACGCTTAGCAGAACAAACCGGCGGCCGCTATTTCGAGTTGTCAGACCGGCGAGATGAGTTTCCACTGCTGGTGAATGCTCTGAACCGGTTGGAAGGCCAAACGGAACAAGTCCGAACCGTATCGGTAGCCGACAACCGCTACCGATACCCACTGGCGCTGGCGCTACTTCTCATGGCGCTGGATATACTTCTGACCGTGCGTGTTATTAAACTATGA
- a CDS encoding tetratricopeptide repeat protein, translating into MAILSGWGSLTRIHDRNQAVLEAERAYKKQDFAAATRLYKAAVQQYGVRDEAVLLNLGHASIQANMPAEARAAYGRLLTSRTAALRSVAQQQLAVLATRKGDYAQALSLLRQALQANPANSVARYNYEVLSDYLNRRQQNPDIPPPATDTSPPSTDGQPDNDQSQSRQPQPRAGQEQQGQLNDPSQRQDPRNAPQPRPDQQGQQDPNRPSDQAGSTANGNFQPGQGAQRNVAQGTEPGTTRGLSSQSNGSEAANSASRQDGTEAAALDDAQLQTQRARLQQMNLSSGQARQVLEALGAAEQQYIQQLPRSSSSKPDSGKPAW; encoded by the coding sequence GTGGCGATTCTCAGCGGTTGGGGCAGCCTCACCCGCATCCATGACCGTAACCAAGCGGTACTAGAAGCAGAACGGGCCTATAAGAAACAGGATTTTGCAGCGGCAACTCGCCTCTATAAAGCAGCCGTACAACAATATGGTGTCCGGGATGAGGCAGTGTTACTTAACCTAGGACACGCCAGCATTCAGGCAAATATGCCCGCTGAAGCCCGAGCCGCTTACGGGCGCTTGCTCACTAGCCGTACGGCCGCTCTGCGCAGCGTAGCCCAGCAGCAGCTAGCCGTGCTGGCAACCCGCAAAGGTGATTATGCGCAGGCACTGAGCCTGCTGCGCCAAGCATTACAAGCCAATCCGGCTAATTCGGTTGCCCGCTACAACTACGAGGTTCTCAGTGACTATCTGAATCGTCGGCAGCAAAATCCCGATATACCGCCACCGGCCACCGATACATCTCCACCCAGCACGGACGGTCAGCCCGACAACGACCAAAGCCAGTCTCGCCAGCCCCAGCCCCGTGCCGGCCAGGAGCAGCAGGGCCAACTGAACGACCCCAGCCAGCGCCAAGACCCGCGCAATGCGCCGCAACCTCGCCCCGACCAACAGGGCCAACAAGACCCCAACCGCCCTTCTGATCAGGCTGGAAGCACCGCCAATGGCAATTTTCAGCCGGGACAAGGTGCCCAGCGAAATGTAGCCCAGGGCACAGAGCCCGGCACTACGCGCGGCCTGAGCAGCCAATCTAACGGCTCTGAAGCTGCCAACAGCGCCAGCCGGCAGGATGGCACGGAGGCCGCAGCACTCGACGATGCGCAACTACAGACGCAACGGGCCCGCCTGCAACAAATGAACCTAAGCAGCGGCCAGGCCCGGCAGGTGCTGGAAGCGCTGGGCGCAGCCGAGCAGCAGTACATTCAGCAGCTACCACGCTCCAGTTCCAGCAAACCTGATTCCGGCAAGCCAGCTTGGTAG
- a CDS encoding acyltransferase family protein, producing the protein MWCHCIENRYLLDPGYVPQSVLAFLPPSHLAVLLFFVLSGYVIGRSTPPLTGRADIREYLKKRIIRIYPIYLLAMVLAIVIAGPYPLTTILGNLSLTQVLLTDVIRENGASWSLHYEVIYYLLFIPISYYRLPVVPVLAGFLAVGLGNMALNPATPLPSSYALGFVFWLAGLWLSDYRRTAAKVSLAPRQLVGGLLFLLSLHYFNVLDMGLRKVLLDFCGEWWRFDRALDPFATQIRPMDFAFLPYALCFVLCFAGIDFRFRRPILLFLLLAPALTFVHLATHIEEVYLAPNLVAGGFYLSGLWLMLGRNTLADAASTRVLHRLAGLGGISYGVYIIHGPVLHMFQWVEWFSGTPLTFLVRFALLVAVVLTAGYALEKQFHPWVRRRLGLAEGSSALPASARTI; encoded by the coding sequence GTGTGGTGTCACTGTATTGAGAACAGATACCTGCTCGACCCCGGCTATGTTCCGCAAAGCGTGCTGGCCTTCCTGCCGCCCTCTCATTTGGCCGTGCTGCTGTTCTTTGTGCTCAGTGGCTATGTGATTGGACGCTCTACCCCGCCTCTCACAGGTCGGGCCGATATAAGGGAATATCTCAAAAAGCGGATCATTCGCATCTACCCCATTTACCTGCTGGCCATGGTGCTGGCCATTGTCATTGCGGGCCCTTACCCGCTCACCACCATCCTGGGGAATCTGAGCCTGACGCAGGTATTGCTCACGGATGTCATCCGTGAAAACGGCGCTTCCTGGTCGCTGCACTACGAAGTGATTTACTACCTGCTCTTTATTCCCATCTCGTACTACCGCCTGCCTGTAGTGCCTGTGTTGGCAGGTTTCCTTGCCGTAGGGCTAGGCAACATGGCTCTCAACCCCGCCACTCCGCTGCCGAGCTCCTATGCTCTGGGCTTTGTGTTTTGGCTGGCCGGGCTGTGGCTAAGTGACTATCGCCGCACGGCCGCCAAAGTGTCTCTCGCCCCACGACAACTCGTCGGCGGCCTGCTGTTTCTACTGAGCCTGCATTACTTCAATGTGCTCGACATGGGCCTGCGTAAGGTGCTGCTGGATTTCTGCGGCGAGTGGTGGCGCTTTGACCGTGCCCTGGACCCGTTCGCCACGCAGATACGGCCGATGGACTTTGCCTTTCTGCCCTACGCGCTCTGCTTCGTGCTGTGCTTCGCCGGCATTGACTTCCGGTTTCGCCGCCCCATCCTGCTGTTTCTGCTGCTCGCTCCGGCCCTGACGTTCGTGCACCTGGCTACTCACATTGAGGAGGTATACCTGGCTCCTAACCTGGTAGCGGGCGGCTTCTATCTCAGTGGGCTATGGCTCATGCTTGGCCGCAATACACTCGCCGATGCCGCTAGTACCCGCGTGCTGCATCGACTCGCGGGGCTGGGTGGCATTTCCTATGGCGTGTACATCATACATGGGCCGGTGCTGCATATGTTTCAGTGGGTGGAGTGGTTTTCGGGCACTCCTCTCACGTTCCTTGTTCGTTTTGCGCTGCTGGTAGCGGTGGTGTTGACAGCGGGATATGCGCTGGAAAAACAGTTTCATCCATGGGTTCGACGGCGGCTGGGACTGGCAGAAGGGTCTTCGGCACTACCTGCTTCCGCCAGAACGATATGA
- a CDS encoding acetyl-CoA C-acyltransferase, with protein MQIKEVVIVAAVRTPIGSFGGSLASLSAVELGAIALKGALEKAGVDGKEVQQVIMGNVISANLGQAPARQAAKKAGLPDTVECTTVNKVCASGSKAIMFGAQAIMLGQADVILAGGMESMSNVPYYLDKARFGAKYGHGQMIDGLMKDGLWDPYHDYAMGNAADATAAHYGITRQDQDAFAQQSYERSAAAAKAGKKKDEIIPVTITVRGKETVVSDDEEYTKVDFSKFAGLKPAFTKEGSVTAANASTLNDGAAAVLLMSREKADELGIKPLARIRGFADAEQAPEWFTTTPSLAIPKALKNAGVEASEVDFYEINEAFSVVSLANNKLLNLEGTKVNVYGGAVSLGHPLGASGARIVTTLLNVLENEGGKIGVTGICNGGGGASSIVLEKL; from the coding sequence ATGCAAATCAAAGAAGTAGTAATTGTCGCTGCGGTACGCACGCCTATCGGTTCGTTTGGCGGTAGCTTAGCCTCTCTGTCGGCTGTCGAGTTGGGAGCCATTGCTCTGAAAGGTGCGCTGGAGAAAGCCGGCGTTGACGGCAAAGAGGTGCAGCAGGTGATTATGGGCAACGTTATTTCGGCCAATCTGGGCCAAGCCCCGGCCCGCCAAGCAGCTAAGAAAGCCGGCCTGCCCGATACTGTGGAGTGCACGACCGTTAATAAAGTATGCGCGTCGGGCTCCAAGGCCATCATGTTTGGTGCCCAGGCTATTATGCTGGGTCAGGCCGATGTGATTCTGGCCGGCGGCATGGAAAGCATGTCAAACGTGCCATATTACCTCGACAAAGCCCGTTTCGGCGCTAAATACGGCCACGGCCAGATGATTGACGGCCTGATGAAGGATGGCCTCTGGGACCCGTACCACGACTACGCTATGGGCAACGCCGCCGACGCCACGGCTGCTCATTACGGCATCACCCGCCAAGACCAAGACGCTTTTGCCCAGCAGAGCTACGAGCGGAGTGCCGCTGCTGCCAAAGCTGGCAAGAAGAAAGACGAAATCATCCCGGTTACTATCACCGTGCGCGGCAAAGAAACCGTTGTCAGCGACGACGAGGAGTACACCAAAGTCGACTTCAGCAAGTTTGCGGGACTGAAGCCGGCCTTCACCAAGGAAGGCTCCGTAACGGCCGCCAACGCCTCCACGCTGAACGATGGCGCGGCCGCCGTACTGCTGATGAGCCGCGAAAAAGCCGACGAGCTGGGCATTAAGCCGCTGGCCCGTATCCGTGGCTTCGCCGACGCTGAGCAGGCGCCCGAGTGGTTCACCACGACACCTTCGTTGGCTATTCCGAAGGCGTTGAAAAACGCTGGTGTAGAAGCCTCAGAGGTTGATTTCTACGAAATCAATGAGGCTTTCTCGGTGGTTTCGCTGGCTAACAACAAGCTGCTGAACCTAGAAGGAACGAAGGTGAACGTGTACGGCGGAGCTGTGAGCCTGGGCCACCCGCTGGGAGCCTCCGGCGCGCGCATCGTAACGACGCTGCTGAACGTGCTGGAAAATGAAGGCGGCAAAATCGGCGTAACCGGCATCTGCAACGGTGGCGGCGGAGCCAGCAGCATTGTGCTGGAAAAGCTCTAA
- a CDS encoding DUF6527 family protein — MDTAVLLPISNTPGYYLFYCPGCKESHRINTNPANPGACWTLTGTPEKPTIRASVLVRSGHHVPGGTAKDGRCWCDYHRENPGSGAPHCSVCHSFVTDGQIQFLADCTHELAGQTVALQPV; from the coding sequence ATGGATACGGCCGTACTCCTGCCCATCAGCAATACGCCGGGCTACTACCTGTTCTACTGCCCTGGCTGCAAGGAAAGCCACCGCATCAACACGAACCCGGCCAACCCCGGCGCGTGCTGGACACTCACGGGCACACCCGAAAAGCCGACGATTCGCGCTAGTGTATTAGTGCGCAGCGGCCATCATGTGCCCGGTGGCACCGCGAAGGATGGCCGGTGCTGGTGTGACTACCACCGCGAAAACCCCGGTAGCGGCGCGCCGCACTGCTCAGTCTGCCACTCCTTTGTAACGGATGGCCAGATACAATTCCTCGCCGACTGCACGCACGAGCTGGCCGGCCAAACTGTAGCCCTCCAACCTGTATGA
- a CDS encoding toxin-antitoxin system YwqK family antitoxin — MKRIAFALLLLTATSAQAQKLRRFTTYYDSTNTRKREVYSAVVAGDTVMEGPYKRFYRSGRLEAQTRFAGGKRDSAYVEFHPNGQRRLEVTYQQGVRQGPFKTYYDSGKLAQEGSYENDQPSGYLRYYHPNGEVKLETTLAAGQPAGAVKELYPSGKTKVEITYQNGQANGPVKTYYENGQLQSEATYSRGLLAGPYKTYYDNGQVETEVLADKSGKGSYRSYYRSGKLQTEGNYVASTFTGRAVKNPLGDDLTKQARSMAGGTSNLEGPAKSYYESGALKSKMTYRQGVLTGTQEDFYESGKPQQKTEYANQARDRKTTSYFEDGTVREEQQFKNGQPTGVWRTFHAGGKQVASQKTYLNGRQTGEMLTYSPTGTVLSKVLYENGKPTGLGQEFFPSGKLKAETTYVKGLKTGNYRLLREDGTPEVTGFYRNGKESGVWNYFGPDGKTVQDKKTFRNGQVVPEGAAAPASKPAPARKPPVKK; from the coding sequence ATGAAACGAATTGCTTTTGCCCTGCTGCTTCTGACTGCCACCTCGGCTCAGGCCCAGAAACTGCGGCGCTTTACTACTTACTACGACTCTACCAACACTCGTAAGCGCGAAGTCTACTCAGCCGTAGTGGCCGGCGACACGGTGATGGAAGGTCCGTACAAACGGTTCTACCGCTCCGGCCGGCTGGAGGCCCAGACCCGTTTTGCGGGCGGCAAGCGCGACTCAGCGTACGTGGAGTTTCACCCGAACGGGCAGCGCCGGCTGGAAGTGACCTACCAGCAGGGTGTGCGCCAGGGCCCCTTCAAGACTTACTACGACTCCGGCAAGCTGGCCCAGGAAGGCAGCTACGAAAACGACCAGCCCAGCGGCTACCTGCGCTACTATCACCCCAACGGCGAGGTGAAGCTGGAAACCACCCTCGCGGCCGGTCAGCCGGCCGGCGCCGTGAAAGAGCTGTACCCGTCGGGTAAAACCAAAGTCGAAATCACCTATCAGAACGGGCAGGCCAATGGCCCGGTGAAAACCTACTACGAAAACGGCCAGCTCCAGAGCGAAGCCACTTACAGCCGTGGCTTGCTGGCCGGCCCCTACAAAACGTACTACGACAACGGCCAGGTAGAAACCGAAGTGCTGGCCGATAAGTCGGGCAAGGGCAGCTACCGCAGCTACTACCGCTCCGGCAAGCTCCAGACCGAAGGCAACTACGTGGCCTCCACCTTCACGGGGCGCGCCGTGAAAAACCCGCTCGGCGACGACCTCACCAAGCAGGCCCGCAGCATGGCCGGCGGCACCTCCAACCTAGAAGGCCCTGCCAAATCGTACTACGAAAGTGGTGCGCTCAAAAGCAAGATGACCTACCGCCAAGGCGTGCTCACGGGCACGCAGGAGGATTTTTACGAATCGGGGAAGCCGCAGCAGAAAACCGAGTACGCCAACCAGGCCCGTGACCGAAAAACAACTTCGTACTTCGAAGATGGCACGGTGCGCGAAGAACAGCAGTTCAAGAACGGCCAGCCAACGGGTGTGTGGCGCACGTTTCATGCGGGTGGCAAGCAGGTAGCCAGCCAGAAAACCTACCTGAATGGTCGTCAGACCGGCGAAATGCTCACCTACTCCCCCACCGGCACTGTGCTCAGCAAAGTGCTCTATGAGAACGGCAAGCCCACCGGCCTGGGGCAGGAGTTTTTCCCTTCGGGCAAGCTGAAAGCGGAAACCACCTATGTGAAGGGCCTCAAAACCGGCAACTACCGTCTGCTCCGCGAAGACGGCACCCCGGAAGTCACCGGTTTCTACCGCAACGGCAAGGAGTCGGGGGTATGGAACTACTTCGGGCCCGACGGCAAAACGGTGCAGGACAAAAAGACTTTCCGCAACGGCCAAGTAGTACCGGAAGGCGCCGCTGCTCCCGCTAGCAAACCAGCGCCAGCCCGCAAGCCACCAGTGAAGAAGTAG
- a CDS encoding sigma-54-dependent transcriptional regulator — MILLVDDDLAVRTSLGLLLKQAGYVAKAVATPEEALDIVRTAPPALVLMDMNYSLETSGQDGLQLLAQVKQVAPQLPVILITGWGSITLAVEGIKAGAAEFVTKPWNNEALLQTIRTILSLSEQQATAAPAEETQLSRRQLDKQFNFSNIVGQDARLLQLLRNVGQVAATDASVLIEGESGTGKELIAEAVHQNSNRRRQPFVKVNLGGIAASLFESEMFGHRRGAFTDAKTDRVGRFELANGGTIFLDEIGELDLSSQVKLLRVLQDRTYEVLGDSRPRRLDIRVICATNRNLTELVQQGRFREDLFYRINLITVRLPALRERPQDIPLLVQHFVDGLRATYNRPALKVGTRALHWLRELPLPGNIRELKNLVERAVLVSGKDELGPEDFQAQFQPATRTPEPGQLPEPGTITLDELEAQMIRRSMEHFSGNVSRVAKALGLSRGALYRRLEKYAIPFDAE; from the coding sequence ATGATACTACTAGTTGACGACGACCTGGCCGTCCGGACCTCGCTGGGACTGTTGCTGAAACAGGCCGGTTACGTTGCGAAAGCCGTGGCTACACCTGAGGAGGCGCTGGATATAGTGCGCACCGCGCCACCAGCCCTGGTGCTAATGGATATGAACTACTCGCTGGAAACCAGTGGCCAGGATGGCCTGCAACTGCTGGCCCAGGTGAAGCAGGTAGCTCCGCAGCTACCCGTTATTCTGATTACGGGTTGGGGTTCCATCACGCTGGCAGTGGAAGGCATCAAGGCCGGGGCAGCCGAATTCGTGACCAAGCCCTGGAACAACGAGGCCCTGCTACAGACCATCCGTACCATCCTGAGCCTGAGCGAGCAGCAGGCCACTGCGGCTCCGGCCGAAGAAACGCAGCTCAGTCGCCGCCAGCTCGACAAACAGTTCAATTTCAGCAACATTGTAGGCCAGGACGCGCGCCTGCTCCAACTACTGCGCAATGTGGGCCAGGTTGCCGCTACTGATGCCTCGGTGCTGATTGAGGGCGAAAGTGGCACCGGCAAGGAGCTGATTGCGGAGGCTGTGCACCAGAACAGCAACCGCCGCCGCCAGCCGTTCGTGAAAGTAAATCTGGGTGGTATTGCCGCCTCGCTGTTTGAGAGTGAGATGTTCGGGCACCGCCGCGGCGCTTTTACCGACGCTAAAACTGACCGGGTGGGACGCTTTGAGCTGGCCAACGGCGGCACTATCTTCTTGGATGAAATAGGGGAGCTGGACCTGTCCTCGCAAGTGAAGCTGCTGCGTGTGCTGCAGGACCGCACCTACGAGGTGCTCGGCGACAGCCGCCCCCGCCGCCTCGATATCCGGGTGATTTGCGCTACTAACCGCAACCTCACTGAGTTGGTGCAGCAAGGGCGCTTCCGCGAAGACCTGTTTTACCGCATCAACCTGATTACGGTGCGCCTGCCCGCCCTGCGCGAGCGGCCCCAGGACATCCCGCTGCTGGTGCAGCATTTCGTGGATGGACTGCGCGCCACTTACAACCGCCCCGCCCTGAAGGTAGGCACCCGCGCCCTGCATTGGCTGCGCGAACTACCACTGCCCGGCAACATCCGGGAGCTGAAAAATCTGGTGGAGCGCGCCGTGCTAGTCTCGGGCAAGGATGAGCTGGGCCCTGAAGATTTCCAGGCGCAGTTCCAGCCCGCTACTCGCACCCCCGAACCCGGCCAACTCCCTGAGCCCGGTACTATCACCCTGGATGAGCTGGAAGCCCAGATGATTCGCCGCTCAATGGAGCACTTTTCCGGCAACGTGAGCCGTGTAGCCAAAGCGTTGGGTCTGAGCCGGGGGGCGCTGTACCGTAGGCTGGAGAAATACGCTATTCCATTTGACGCGGAATAG
- a CDS encoding glycoside hydrolase family 19 protein, whose protein sequence is MINRANFFAAIRATLFGGSLSKEEVANMEGILDCALEAALPVQQIAYVLATTFHETAGTMRPLKEYGLGKGHDYGKMLDMGKGKGQRVPYTEPPHLFFGRGYVQLTWLSNYRGAGKKLGIDLVNHPDLALNPATAAQILVRGMKEGWFTGKRLSEYFTTQGADVLRARRIVNGNDKAELIAGYHAKFLFALTC, encoded by the coding sequence ATGATTAACCGCGCTAATTTTTTCGCCGCCATCCGGGCCACCCTGTTTGGCGGCTCGCTCAGCAAGGAGGAAGTCGCCAACATGGAAGGCATCCTCGACTGCGCCCTGGAAGCCGCGCTGCCCGTGCAGCAGATTGCCTATGTGCTGGCCACCACCTTTCACGAAACCGCCGGCACCATGCGCCCGCTCAAAGAGTACGGGCTGGGCAAAGGCCACGACTACGGCAAGATGCTGGACATGGGCAAAGGCAAAGGCCAGCGCGTGCCCTACACCGAGCCGCCGCACCTGTTCTTCGGCCGCGGCTACGTGCAGCTCACCTGGCTCAGCAACTACCGGGGCGCGGGCAAGAAGCTGGGCATTGACCTGGTGAACCATCCTGACCTCGCGCTGAATCCAGCCACGGCCGCACAGATCCTGGTGCGCGGCATGAAGGAAGGCTGGTTCACGGGCAAGCGGCTCAGCGAGTATTTCACCACCCAGGGCGCCGATGTGCTCCGGGCCCGCCGCATCGTCAACGGCAACGACAAAGCCGAGCTGATTGCCGGCTATCACGCCAAGTTCCTCTTCGCGCTTACCTGCTAA
- a CDS encoding acyltransferase family protein: MAEKTAYYPALTGIRAVAALLVVVFHMSPAAVAGQPLFTTFLQQGHIGVSLFFVLSGFLITARYVESVRLERRWFRPYLQNRFARIYPVYLLLTCFTFAVMVWHPLHTRFEWPEGYTVAGKVRIVLLNLTLLRGYFSYLLNTGLPTAWSLTVEETFYILAPFLIVALRRTWRRLLLYPVAFVLIGALLVGVVDWLTDRYIYGLMGSLKFMLRFTFFGRSAEFIYGMALALWLRKQGGSPRPNSYYTVAGAAGILLFMAGHALLQHIGWLAIDPRDQSYGSILAGNLVLPVAVCALYWGLLYERTLLRTLLESRTFDVLGKSSYVLYLIHLGAVDTLFRRYVTDNNLLCLLFYVGLSILLYTLVEHPLHNRLRATKALVGQ, translated from the coding sequence ATGGCCGAAAAAACCGCATACTATCCAGCGCTGACTGGTATCCGGGCCGTGGCGGCGCTGCTGGTCGTAGTGTTTCATATGAGTCCGGCCGCTGTGGCCGGCCAGCCCCTGTTTACCACTTTTCTGCAACAGGGCCACATCGGCGTCTCACTGTTCTTTGTGTTGAGCGGTTTTCTGATAACGGCCCGCTACGTGGAGAGCGTCAGGCTGGAGCGGCGCTGGTTCCGGCCGTATCTGCAGAACCGCTTCGCCCGCATCTACCCCGTTTACCTGCTGCTGACCTGCTTCACGTTTGCCGTGATGGTCTGGCACCCGCTGCACACGCGCTTCGAATGGCCGGAAGGCTACACCGTGGCCGGCAAGGTGCGCATCGTGCTGCTCAACCTGACGCTGCTGCGGGGCTACTTCTCGTACCTACTCAACACAGGCCTGCCCACGGCCTGGTCGCTGACGGTGGAGGAGACGTTCTATATCCTGGCGCCTTTCCTGATAGTGGCTCTGCGCCGCACCTGGCGCCGGCTGCTGCTCTACCCCGTGGCCTTCGTGCTTATCGGAGCCCTGTTGGTTGGCGTAGTAGACTGGCTCACGGACCGCTACATCTATGGGCTGATGGGCAGCCTCAAGTTCATGCTCCGCTTCACGTTCTTTGGCCGCAGCGCCGAGTTCATCTACGGCATGGCGCTGGCCCTGTGGCTAAGAAAGCAGGGCGGCAGCCCCCGCCCGAACAGCTACTACACGGTGGCCGGCGCGGCTGGCATCCTGTTGTTTATGGCCGGCCATGCGTTGCTCCAACACATCGGTTGGCTGGCCATCGACCCACGCGACCAGTCCTACGGCTCCATTCTGGCCGGCAACCTGGTGCTGCCAGTAGCCGTGTGCGCACTGTATTGGGGGCTGCTGTACGAGCGGACCCTGCTGCGCACCTTGCTGGAAAGCCGCACGTTTGACGTGCTGGGCAAAAGCTCCTATGTGCTGTACCTGATTCACCTGGGCGCGGTAGACACGCTATTCCGGCGCTACGTAACAGACAATAACCTGCTGTGCCTGCTGTTCTACGTGGGCCTGTCCATCCTTCTATACACGCTCGTCGAACATCCGCTGCATAACCGCCTGCGGGCTACGAAAGCGCTGGTAGGTCAATGA